Proteins from a genomic interval of Symmachiella macrocystis:
- a CDS encoding TMEM175 family protein, producing the protein MESNNDARWTSSPVRLCSLTDGVYAIVLTLLVLDLKPPQDANLSNDALMDDVLQQFPTFLAYIASFTVVAQIWQRHHRLFTHQRECDLTIVSLNFLHIFLVTLIPYTASLVGHYDNDRFAVILFNVDLATGGGSLVLIARRMASRPDLREPGKPPPLLKYPWAARHVYGISGALSVLISFISLHFSLLVWIFGAVIMVKAKRQ; encoded by the coding sequence ATGGAATCGAACAACGATGCAAGGTGGACCTCTTCTCCGGTACGGTTATGTTCATTGACCGATGGAGTCTACGCGATTGTCTTGACGTTGCTTGTGCTGGACCTGAAGCCGCCGCAGGATGCCAACCTCTCGAACGACGCGTTGATGGATGACGTCTTACAGCAGTTCCCCACCTTCTTGGCGTATATTGCCAGTTTCACCGTGGTGGCTCAAATCTGGCAGCGGCACCACCGGTTGTTCACGCATCAGCGCGAGTGCGACTTAACAATCGTCAGCCTGAATTTCTTGCACATTTTTTTGGTGACACTAATTCCGTATACAGCTTCGCTGGTCGGACATTACGACAATGATCGTTTTGCGGTCATCTTGTTCAATGTCGACTTGGCCACAGGCGGAGGCTCGTTGGTGCTCATTGCCCGCCGCATGGCCAGCCGGCCCGATTTGCGCGAACCGGGAAAACCGCCCCCCTTGCTGAAGTATCCTTGGGCAGCACGACACGTTTATGGAATATCCGGTGCGCTGTCGGTGCTGATTTCTTTTATCAGTTTGCACTTCTCGCTGCTGGTGTGGATTTTCGGAGCGGTGATCATGGTCAAAGCCAAACGGCAATGA
- a CDS encoding glutamate decarboxylase, which yields MMHKKVDLSELNPADTMLTPAYGGRAVNEPVPKYEMPAGELPPETVYNLIHDELMLDGNSRLNLATFVTTWMEPQAAKLMAETFDKNMIDKDEYPQTAEIELRCVNILSRLWNAPKEATSTGCSTIGSSEAAMLGGMALKWKWRDRRKAQGKPHDKPNMVMGINVQVCWEKFCRYWEIEPRFVPMEGDRYCLNAEEALKLVDENTIGVVVIMGSTFDGRYENVKEVNDALEKLNADTGWEVPIHVDGASGGMVAPFLQPDLEWDFRLPLVKSINTSGHKFGLVYPGVGWIIWRDQAELPDDLVFHCNYLGGDLPNFALNFSRPGNQVVAQYYNFLRLGQEGYRQIHEASREVAMFLSGEIAKIGPFELISDGSDIPVFAFAVKPGNNFSVFDISDKMRERGWLLPAYTFPKNRDDLAVLRAVCKEGFTRDMANMLLVDLRRAVEHFQSQPEHTAKVAGSNFHH from the coding sequence ATTATGCATAAAAAAGTCGACCTCAGCGAATTGAATCCGGCCGATACGATGCTCACCCCGGCTTATGGGGGACGCGCGGTCAACGAACCTGTGCCCAAGTACGAAATGCCCGCCGGAGAGTTACCCCCTGAGACCGTCTACAACCTGATTCACGACGAATTGATGCTCGACGGGAATTCGCGGCTGAATCTGGCAACGTTCGTCACAACTTGGATGGAACCGCAAGCGGCCAAGCTGATGGCCGAAACGTTCGATAAGAATATGATCGACAAAGACGAATATCCGCAAACCGCCGAGATTGAACTGCGGTGCGTGAATATTCTCTCCCGCTTGTGGAATGCCCCCAAAGAGGCGACCTCCACCGGTTGTTCCACGATCGGCTCCAGCGAAGCCGCCATGTTGGGCGGGATGGCGCTGAAATGGAAATGGCGCGACCGCCGCAAAGCCCAAGGCAAGCCGCACGATAAACCGAACATGGTGATGGGCATCAACGTGCAGGTCTGCTGGGAAAAATTCTGCCGGTACTGGGAGATCGAACCACGCTTCGTGCCGATGGAAGGGGATCGCTACTGCCTCAACGCTGAGGAAGCTCTCAAGCTGGTCGACGAAAACACAATCGGCGTCGTCGTCATCATGGGCAGCACGTTCGACGGTCGTTATGAAAACGTGAAAGAGGTCAACGACGCTCTAGAAAAATTGAATGCCGACACCGGTTGGGAGGTCCCAATTCATGTCGACGGTGCCAGCGGCGGCATGGTCGCGCCTTTTTTACAGCCGGACCTGGAGTGGGATTTCCGTCTTCCATTGGTAAAATCGATCAACACCTCGGGACACAAATTCGGACTGGTCTATCCCGGCGTGGGTTGGATCATTTGGCGGGACCAGGCGGAGTTGCCCGACGATCTGGTATTCCACTGCAACTATCTGGGAGGCGATCTACCAAACTTCGCGCTCAATTTCTCTCGGCCAGGCAATCAGGTCGTCGCGCAGTACTACAACTTTCTGCGACTAGGCCAAGAAGGTTACCGGCAGATTCACGAAGCCTCGCGGGAAGTCGCTATGTTTCTCTCAGGAGAAATCGCCAAGATCGGCCCGTTTGAATTGATTTCCGACGGCAGCGATATTCCCGTGTTCGCTTTCGCCGTCAAACCGGGAAACAATTTTTCCGTGTTCGACATTTCCGACAAAATGCGAGAACGAGGCTGGCTGCTCCCGGCTTACACGTTCCCCAAAAACCGCGATGACTTGGCCGTGCTACGCGCAGTTTGTAAAGAAGGCTTCACCCGCGATATGGCCAACATGCTGCTGGTCGATCTACGGCGGGCGGTGGAGCATTTTCAATCGCAACCGGAACACACCGCGAAGGTAGCCGGTTCAAACTTTCACCATTGA
- a CDS encoding transcriptional regulator, producing the protein MTKPSKSEAAAENGRFAYNGLERVIHERARLSIMTSLVAHPHGLLFSDLKDFCALTDGNLSRHIDVLKEAGLIEVWKGLKNNRPQTLCRLSDVGRERFTEYINVLENVVSDAVNSEAAERAADKTITEGWSPV; encoded by the coding sequence ATGACGAAGCCCTCAAAATCTGAAGCCGCCGCCGAGAACGGACGTTTCGCCTACAACGGTTTGGAACGCGTGATCCACGAACGCGCCCGGTTGAGCATTATGACCTCGCTCGTTGCGCATCCGCACGGCTTGCTGTTCTCGGACTTGAAGGATTTCTGCGCACTGACCGACGGCAACCTGAGCCGACACATCGACGTCCTCAAAGAAGCTGGGTTGATCGAAGTCTGGAAGGGACTGAAGAACAACCGCCCGCAAACGCTCTGCCGACTGTCGGATGTGGGACGCGAACGGTTTACGGAATATATCAACGTGCTGGAGAACGTAGTCTCCGACGCCGTCAATTCCGAAGCCGCCGAGCGTGCGGCGGATAAGACCATCACTGAAGGCTGGTCGCCGGTGTGA
- a CDS encoding sensor histidine kinase, with protein MTDQHDCQKHLAEIKALREELMQAQKMSSVGALASSVTHEFNNILTTVINYAKMGLRHKNEETREKAFNKILAAGQRASKITTGMLSYARNGSDRREAMDLVELVQDVLVLVEKDLQNHRVRMQTHVEGQPVAEVNASQIQQVLLNMIINARQAMDGGGRLDIGIRANPESNCAEISIRDSGQGIPADQLRKIFDQFYTTKTADEQGQGGTGLGLALARDVIEAHNGRLRVDSAVGKGTTFTLKFPLAQASDVKKPTNIYRGPAATSKS; from the coding sequence ATGACGGACCAACACGATTGCCAAAAACACCTTGCTGAAATCAAAGCTCTCCGCGAAGAATTGATGCAAGCGCAAAAGATGAGTTCCGTCGGCGCACTCGCCTCTTCGGTGACGCATGAATTCAACAACATTCTCACCACCGTCATCAATTACGCCAAAATGGGCTTGCGGCATAAGAACGAAGAGACACGCGAGAAAGCATTCAACAAGATTCTGGCTGCCGGGCAGCGCGCCAGCAAAATCACGACCGGCATGCTCTCCTACGCTCGCAACGGCAGTGATCGCCGGGAAGCGATGGATCTTGTAGAACTCGTACAAGATGTGTTGGTGTTGGTGGAAAAAGACCTGCAGAATCATCGCGTACGCATGCAGACGCATGTCGAAGGCCAACCGGTCGCCGAAGTGAATGCCAGCCAGATTCAGCAAGTCTTGTTGAACATGATCATCAATGCCCGCCAAGCGATGGACGGCGGAGGACGTTTGGATATTGGTATCCGGGCGAATCCGGAGTCAAATTGTGCCGAAATCTCGATCCGCGACTCGGGACAGGGAATCCCCGCCGATCAGCTGCGAAAGATCTTCGACCAGTTTTATACTACCAAGACCGCCGACGAGCAGGGACAAGGCGGCACGGGATTGGGCTTGGCGCTGGCTCGCGACGTCATCGAGGCACACAACGGCCGCTTGCGAGTCGATTCGGCTGTCGGCAAAGGGACGACGTTTACCTTGAAATTCCCCTTGGCCCAGGCGAGCGACGTCAAAAAACCCACCAACATCTACCGTGGTCCCGCTGCGACTTCAAAATCGTAA
- the rpsO gene encoding 30S ribosomal protein S15: MSITKDRKSELIKEYARSDGDTGSPEVQIAVLTERINELTSHLRTHPKDHASRRGLLMLVSRRRGLLDYLKGKNQQKYVDIIGKLSIRK; encoded by the coding sequence ATGTCGATTACCAAGGATCGTAAGTCGGAATTGATTAAAGAGTACGCTCGTTCAGACGGAGATACCGGTTCGCCGGAAGTACAAATCGCCGTATTGACCGAACGGATCAATGAGTTGACCTCGCACTTGCGGACGCATCCCAAGGATCACGCCAGTCGGCGCGGTTTGTTGATGCTAGTCAGCCGTCGACGGGGACTGTTGGATTACCTCAAAGGGAAGAATCAGCAGAAATACGTCGACATCATCGGGAAATTGTCGATTCGTAAATAA
- the pnp gene encoding polyribonucleotide nucleotidyltransferase translates to MKVVVEREFAGRKLSITTGEIAKQADGCVLVQYGETVVLVAAQSGPPRPGIDFFPLTCDYRERMAAAGKFPGGFLKREGRPTTREILTSRLIDRPIRPLFPKGYHEEVQVMANVLAFDHENDPDILAMLGASAALCIAPVPFQGPIAAVRVAHVDGEFAVLPTQEQLDISDLDLIVSGSKDSVLMIEGFAAQMDEERMSEAILFAHKHIKTLCEIQLELIEKVGNSPVEYEAPPANPFDAIVTEKALDKIRAAKEVSGKHAQADATKAVRDELMEEFFPEGVEATADGATIGDLKKAFHDVEARAIREMTLGGKRLDGRGPTDLRAVSCEVEILPRVHGSALFTRGETQSVSTVTLGTTRDEQRVDGLFDDYGKRFMLDYNFPSYSVGECRPIRGPGRREIGHGALAERSVKPVLPSSENFPYTMRVISDITESNGSSSMATVCAATLSLMDAGVPISQPVAGISIGLVKEGDEYVILTDIIGNEDHFGDMDFKIAGTQKGITGIQLDLKIDGISEKIIRETLDQAKVARLDLLRSILSAIRRPREAISSFAPQLLQTSIDPSKIGLLIGPGGKTIRAIQEETGTTLDVGEDGTVTIAGAGGSQVEDALARIEALTEEIKVGKIYSGTVSSVKDFGAFVEIAPGKDGLCHISELSDGYVKSVGEVCKEGDKMHVKVIAVDDQNRVKLSRKAAMVEMGESDEKAESDES, encoded by the coding sequence GTGAAAGTTGTCGTCGAACGCGAATTTGCAGGCAGAAAACTCAGTATCACAACTGGCGAAATTGCCAAGCAGGCTGACGGTTGTGTGTTGGTGCAATATGGAGAGACGGTCGTCCTTGTGGCCGCCCAATCCGGTCCCCCACGACCGGGAATCGACTTTTTCCCGTTGACTTGCGATTACCGTGAGCGCATGGCGGCAGCCGGTAAATTCCCCGGCGGGTTCCTCAAGCGCGAAGGACGGCCCACGACACGGGAAATCCTCACCAGCCGCTTGATCGACCGTCCGATTCGCCCCTTGTTCCCCAAAGGGTACCACGAAGAAGTACAAGTCATGGCCAACGTCTTGGCGTTCGACCATGAAAACGACCCGGACATCCTGGCCATGCTGGGTGCCAGTGCCGCGTTGTGCATCGCTCCGGTGCCCTTCCAAGGGCCGATTGCTGCCGTCCGCGTCGCCCACGTCGATGGCGAATTCGCCGTCCTGCCGACGCAGGAGCAACTGGATATTAGCGACCTGGACTTGATCGTTTCCGGCTCGAAAGACTCGGTGTTGATGATCGAAGGGTTTGCTGCCCAGATGGACGAAGAGCGCATGTCCGAAGCGATCCTGTTTGCTCACAAGCACATCAAAACGCTGTGCGAAATTCAACTCGAACTCATCGAAAAGGTTGGGAATTCGCCAGTCGAATACGAGGCTCCGCCCGCAAATCCCTTCGATGCTATCGTCACCGAAAAAGCGCTGGATAAAATCCGGGCCGCTAAGGAAGTCTCGGGCAAACACGCCCAAGCCGACGCCACGAAGGCTGTTCGCGACGAACTGATGGAAGAGTTCTTCCCCGAAGGTGTCGAAGCGACTGCCGACGGCGCGACGATCGGCGATTTGAAAAAGGCGTTCCACGACGTCGAAGCCCGGGCGATTCGGGAAATGACGCTTGGCGGCAAACGGCTCGATGGTCGTGGACCGACCGACTTGCGTGCCGTATCTTGCGAAGTAGAGATCCTGCCCCGCGTCCACGGTTCGGCCCTGTTTACTCGTGGCGAAACCCAATCGGTCTCCACGGTTACCTTGGGAACGACGCGTGATGAACAACGGGTCGATGGATTGTTTGACGACTACGGCAAACGGTTCATGCTCGATTACAATTTCCCGTCGTATTCGGTCGGTGAGTGCCGCCCGATTCGCGGACCCGGACGCCGGGAAATCGGACATGGTGCCTTGGCCGAACGATCGGTCAAACCGGTGTTGCCCAGTTCCGAAAACTTCCCCTATACCATGCGGGTGATTTCCGACATCACCGAGTCCAACGGGAGTAGCTCGATGGCGACGGTTTGTGCCGCCACATTGAGCCTGATGGACGCCGGTGTGCCGATCAGCCAACCGGTGGCCGGAATTTCCATTGGTTTGGTCAAAGAGGGTGACGAATACGTCATTCTGACCGACATCATTGGGAACGAAGACCACTTCGGCGATATGGACTTCAAAATTGCTGGAACCCAAAAAGGGATCACCGGTATCCAATTGGACCTCAAGATCGACGGGATCAGCGAAAAAATCATTCGCGAAACGTTGGATCAAGCCAAAGTCGCACGATTGGATTTGCTGCGATCGATCCTGAGTGCGATTCGCCGTCCGCGGGAAGCGATCTCAAGCTTCGCGCCGCAATTGCTGCAAACCTCGATCGACCCGTCCAAGATCGGGTTGTTGATCGGACCAGGCGGCAAGACGATTCGTGCCATTCAAGAGGAAACTGGCACGACCTTGGATGTGGGTGAAGACGGCACGGTCACTATCGCCGGTGCCGGCGGATCACAAGTCGAGGACGCCCTGGCGCGTATCGAAGCTTTGACCGAAGAGATCAAGGTCGGCAAGATCTATAGCGGAACCGTCAGCTCCGTGAAGGACTTCGGCGCATTTGTCGAAATCGCTCCCGGAAAAGATGGCCTTTGCCACATCAGCGAACTATCCGATGGTTATGTGAAATCGGTTGGCGAGGTGTGCAAAGAAGGGGACAAGATGCACGTGAAGGTCATTGCCGTTGACGACCAAAACCGTGTCAAACTCTCTCGCAAAGCTGCCATGGTCGAAATGGGTGAATCCGACGAAAAGGCCGAATCGGACGAGTCCTAA
- a CDS encoding sensor histidine kinase, producing MAAESMNAAEQQRLLDQYEEIAALAGGLAHEIKNPLSTILLSLELLQEDIVESEVANGHRMLRKVETVQRECQHLQSILEEFLNFARMGEIDLAPADLNEVISEFVEFYKAEAAEQNVEISPHFQSNIPHVRLDRALFRQVLMNFALNAQQAMPEGGLLELQTYARDGEVLLDLIDNGVGMSPATVEKMFQVFYSTKSGGSGLGLPTARKIVQAHRGRIAVDSEPGRGTRFTIALPAAD from the coding sequence ATGGCCGCCGAATCCATGAACGCAGCCGAACAGCAGCGGTTGCTTGACCAATACGAGGAGATCGCTGCGCTCGCCGGCGGATTGGCGCACGAAATCAAAAATCCGCTCTCGACCATCTTGCTGAGCCTTGAGTTGTTGCAAGAAGATATCGTGGAAAGCGAAGTCGCCAACGGTCACCGTATGTTGCGGAAAGTGGAGACCGTACAGCGCGAATGCCAGCACCTGCAGTCCATCTTGGAAGAATTCCTCAATTTTGCCCGCATGGGCGAAATCGACTTGGCCCCGGCTGATTTGAATGAAGTGATCAGCGAATTCGTTGAATTCTACAAAGCCGAAGCCGCTGAACAAAACGTGGAAATCAGTCCGCACTTTCAAAGCAATATTCCCCACGTCCGCCTCGATCGCGCGCTGTTTCGGCAAGTCCTGATGAATTTCGCCTTAAACGCGCAACAAGCCATGCCCGAAGGCGGACTGCTGGAATTACAAACCTATGCACGCGACGGAGAAGTGCTGTTGGATTTGATTGATAACGGCGTTGGCATGAGTCCCGCGACGGTGGAAAAGATGTTTCAAGTGTTCTACTCCACCAAATCCGGCGGCAGCGGACTGGGACTGCCCACCGCCCGCAAGATTGTTCAAGCTCACCGCGGCCGCATAGCCGTCGATAGCGAACCGGGGCGCGGGACACGTTTCACAATCGCTTTGCCCGCCGCGGATTGA
- a CDS encoding sigma-54-dependent transcriptional regulator, which yields MADSQDNSIDLSAIQIHVLIIDDDEPHAQAVAESLERVDYDCTVAASGVRGAALIESDTFDVVVTDLKMDDMDGLAILAKAKEELPDAEVILLTGHGSINSAVTAMQHGAYTYLTKPLDISELRAAVEKASSRLKLARYNTQLKRQLDEKFGFEGVVGNTPQMLKIITQLQQLAPTDSSVLILGENGTGKELVAKAIHQNSRRKNKPFVPLNISALSEGILESELFGHEKGSFTGAERRRIGQFEYANGGTLFLDEVGEMPMSTQIKLLRVLEDGQINRVGANEPIKVNVRLVAATNADLAQMVEDKKFRKDLYYRLDVVKINLPPLRERRGDIPLLIEHFIKEMTARHGREVEHMSKSARQALMAYDWPGNIRQLRNVIERMVVVDMDGLLDVDDLPEEIAPPPRAGDEPILGFDGHDALVGKSLSDIERYYIEKTLLLTEGKREEAARILGIGERTLYRKIKEFGLNQ from the coding sequence ATGGCGGACTCCCAAGACAATTCCATCGACCTTTCGGCGATTCAGATCCACGTGCTGATTATCGACGACGATGAACCGCACGCGCAGGCGGTCGCCGAAAGTTTAGAACGGGTCGACTACGATTGCACCGTCGCTGCTTCGGGCGTACGGGGAGCTGCCCTGATTGAGAGTGATACATTCGATGTCGTCGTCACCGACCTCAAGATGGACGACATGGACGGGTTAGCGATTCTGGCCAAAGCCAAGGAGGAACTCCCCGACGCTGAGGTGATCCTGCTCACTGGCCACGGTTCGATCAACTCCGCCGTCACGGCCATGCAACACGGAGCCTATACGTACCTCACCAAACCGCTCGACATTTCTGAACTGCGAGCGGCAGTCGAAAAGGCTTCGTCACGCCTCAAATTGGCCCGCTACAATACGCAGCTCAAACGACAACTCGACGAAAAATTCGGCTTCGAAGGGGTGGTCGGCAACACGCCGCAAATGCTGAAGATCATCACGCAACTGCAGCAACTCGCCCCGACCGATAGTTCGGTGTTGATCTTGGGAGAAAATGGAACCGGCAAGGAACTGGTGGCCAAGGCGATTCACCAAAACAGTCGCCGCAAAAACAAGCCGTTCGTACCGCTGAATATCTCGGCACTGTCCGAAGGTATTCTCGAAAGCGAATTGTTTGGCCATGAAAAAGGCTCGTTCACCGGTGCGGAACGGCGGCGGATCGGACAATTTGAATACGCCAACGGCGGAACTCTGTTTCTCGACGAAGTCGGCGAAATGCCCATGTCGACTCAGATCAAATTGCTCCGCGTCTTAGAGGACGGACAGATCAATCGCGTCGGCGCCAACGAGCCAATTAAAGTGAACGTCCGTTTGGTGGCCGCCACCAATGCCGATTTGGCGCAGATGGTCGAAGATAAAAAGTTTCGCAAGGACCTGTACTATCGCCTGGATGTGGTCAAAATCAATCTGCCGCCGCTACGGGAACGCCGGGGAGACATCCCGTTATTGATCGAGCATTTCATCAAAGAGATGACGGCACGACATGGGCGCGAGGTCGAACATATGTCCAAATCGGCCCGACAAGCGCTGATGGCCTATGACTGGCCGGGCAATATCCGCCAATTGCGAAATGTCATCGAACGGATGGTGGTCGTCGATATGGATGGATTGTTGGATGTCGACGATTTGCCCGAAGAGATTGCGCCCCCGCCGCGTGCGGGTGATGAGCCGATTCTAGGATTCGATGGCCACGATGCTCTGGTAGGCAAGTCGCTCTCAGACATCGAGCGGTATTACATCGAAAAGACCCTCTTGTTGACCGAGGGCAAACGTGAGGAAGCAGCCCGCATCCTGGGGATCGGTGAGCGGACGCTCTACCGCAAAATCAAGGAATTCGGGCTGAATCAGTAG
- a CDS encoding PEP-CTERM sorting domain-containing protein: protein MLTTSAQAGNVTPDVIFGSGNPNGGWTISQSNGVEVGLRGKQRFGPVLPNSGGVYQATPGISSGTAATWNYEFSANVDWDGTSGLTLADVQVMLEIDVDPSAGVSFLGPFDVFSAWTDNAVGTNATGNGGGVIDNANLNLYNVVQNSQNLGWAPIPFDPFADGIYDFRLSVLDANGGSLAQTTAQVVVTPEPSSMVLLGIGMVGLAGYGMRRRKQRQAVA from the coding sequence TTGCTGACGACATCGGCACAGGCTGGAAACGTAACGCCCGATGTGATTTTTGGCAGCGGTAATCCAAACGGCGGCTGGACGATTAGCCAGTCCAATGGAGTGGAAGTTGGTTTGCGTGGCAAGCAGCGGTTTGGACCTGTGCTTCCGAACAGCGGAGGCGTTTATCAGGCCACTCCTGGAATTTCTTCCGGAACTGCAGCAACGTGGAATTACGAATTTTCGGCAAATGTCGATTGGGACGGTACAAGCGGTTTGACCCTGGCTGACGTGCAGGTGATGCTGGAGATCGACGTCGATCCCTCTGCTGGCGTAAGTTTCTTGGGGCCTTTTGATGTCTTCTCTGCGTGGACAGATAATGCGGTCGGCACCAACGCCACTGGAAACGGCGGCGGCGTCATCGACAACGCTAATCTGAACCTCTACAACGTCGTGCAGAACTCGCAAAACCTCGGCTGGGCGCCAATCCCGTTCGATCCTTTTGCCGATGGAATTTACGATTTCCGTCTGTCGGTTCTGGACGCCAATGGAGGATCGCTAGCTCAGACGACAGCGCAAGTGGTCGTCACTCCCGAACCGTCCAGCATGGTGCTGCTCGGCATCGGCATGGTCGGATTGGCCGGTTATGGCATGCGTCGTCGTAAGCAACGTCAAGCGGTTGCTTGA
- a CDS encoding DUF6454 family protein: MKRWLGIVVIAMAMQNGWSVSLATAQSLTLEYEAVEALPNFDIDGKPARIHTQGLFVTQRHYYVTGRLETPPRRALLLRFDRKDLKTVEFVDITPKQKNPADALRLDHPGGFDFDGREFWIPISASRPQSRTVVLRFPHQPDKRLSATVSKVAFTSDDHIGAIACDSLSRELYGANWDTKLVYRWRMDGRVVETIPRQELVSDDKTWAMAVQDWKGLDNHQILAGGIDKNRDRDPAISPAVVAILDIPKRTMIASARLPRPEGTELTLTREGLAIRGDQLFFLPGDLGQHARVFRYQWKIMAE; encoded by the coding sequence ATGAAACGTTGGTTGGGAATCGTAGTGATCGCGATGGCGATGCAGAACGGTTGGTCTGTCTCGCTCGCCACAGCGCAATCGCTGACGCTGGAGTATGAAGCCGTCGAGGCATTGCCGAATTTTGACATCGATGGAAAGCCGGCGCGGATTCATACGCAAGGATTATTCGTCACACAGCGGCACTACTACGTCACTGGTCGTTTGGAAACACCGCCGCGCCGCGCATTGTTGTTGCGATTTGATCGCAAGGATTTGAAAACAGTCGAATTCGTTGATATAACCCCAAAGCAAAAGAACCCAGCCGATGCATTGCGTTTAGATCATCCCGGCGGCTTCGATTTCGACGGTCGGGAGTTTTGGATTCCTATCTCCGCCAGTCGGCCCCAGAGCCGCACTGTAGTACTAAGGTTCCCCCATCAACCGGACAAACGATTATCTGCCACAGTGAGTAAAGTGGCCTTCACCAGCGATGATCACATCGGGGCCATCGCCTGTGATTCTCTATCCCGCGAATTGTACGGAGCCAATTGGGATACGAAGCTCGTCTATCGTTGGCGAATGGATGGTAGGGTGGTGGAAACCATTCCCCGCCAGGAATTAGTCAGCGACGATAAAACTTGGGCCATGGCAGTCCAAGACTGGAAGGGACTCGACAACCATCAAATCCTTGCCGGTGGGATCGACAAAAATCGCGACCGCGATCCGGCAATATCCCCCGCGGTGGTGGCTATCTTGGATATCCCCAAGCGAACAATGATCGCCTCTGCCCGCCTGCCCCGTCCTGAGGGGACCGAACTGACCCTCACCCGTGAGGGGTTGGCCATAAGGGGCGACCAGCTTTTCTTCCTGCCCGGCGATTTGGGACAGCACGCTCGCGTTTTTCGCTATCAGTGGAAGATTATGGCGGAATGA
- a CDS encoding FliM/FliN family flagellar motor C-terminal domain-containing protein, giving the protein MADFSSTNVEAIVSICSENSAAIAESLNQCFDSQQTLTVGEPADWMSDYAPSELAGPGLLVCCRVGDESLVCAIPASLPLPEWYTEPGDSQSARLDTLAMEWSMNLLPPDIECEEFTTTAHANLLTAMAQPGSETSATILPVTVDEDQSGLWIVWPLPAAATASASAEPANEKVAETAVEAPVAAAASSPKAPPPVDPLARIRGINVPVIVKLAERRIEIDELLHLCPGTIVSFDKPCEDLLELMVSNQMYARGEAVKIGEKFGIKISEVGYVPRREPRIIS; this is encoded by the coding sequence ATGGCCGATTTCTCATCGACCAACGTTGAGGCTATTGTCAGCATTTGCAGCGAAAACAGTGCCGCAATTGCCGAGTCGCTCAATCAATGCTTTGACAGCCAGCAGACATTAACTGTCGGCGAGCCAGCGGATTGGATGAGCGACTATGCCCCCTCCGAACTTGCCGGACCGGGATTGCTGGTTTGTTGCCGCGTGGGCGATGAATCGTTGGTGTGCGCCATTCCCGCATCTCTGCCGCTTCCCGAGTGGTACACCGAACCTGGAGACAGCCAGAGCGCGCGGTTGGATACATTGGCCATGGAATGGTCGATGAATCTGCTGCCGCCCGATATTGAATGCGAAGAATTCACAACGACTGCGCATGCAAATCTACTCACGGCCATGGCGCAGCCCGGCTCAGAGACTTCCGCGACGATATTGCCGGTCACTGTCGATGAGGACCAAAGTGGTTTATGGATCGTATGGCCGCTTCCCGCCGCTGCCACTGCATCGGCCAGTGCCGAACCAGCCAATGAGAAAGTAGCTGAGACCGCTGTCGAGGCACCCGTCGCTGCGGCCGCCAGTTCACCCAAGGCGCCGCCGCCGGTCGATCCGTTGGCACGCATTCGTGGCATCAATGTTCCCGTGATTGTGAAACTGGCTGAGCGACGAATTGAAATCGACGAGCTATTGCATCTCTGTCCCGGAACCATCGTCTCGTTCGACAAGCCGTGCGAGGATCTGCTGGAACTGATGGTGAGCAACCAGATGTATGCCCGTGGTGAAGCGGTCAAAATCGGTGAGAAATTTGGGATCAAGATCAGCGAAGTCGGCTACGTCCCCCGCCGAGAACCACGGATTATTTCCTAA